A window of Littorina saxatilis isolate snail1 linkage group LG7, US_GU_Lsax_2.0, whole genome shotgun sequence contains these coding sequences:
- the LOC138971977 gene encoding uncharacterized protein — translation MPDPSKLDNWGNIFECPDVTERQLCEYLVLSRHRTEDKRQMGATRQLKASALFKEGHVFSPHHHPIAEDCSHCFVSARVMPSLPGKDQRTTPDHFTWISISKSDGVIHSADCSCTAGEGGSCNHIAAVLYMLADLTERRQQGLLSCTSQTCSWLQPRQRNLSPKVMERPLRPAKTCSNASGKVVVNFSRLRNRLVKSAPACGYLSVTADPSVQPKDKEVRYALPDPSFIYRDNVDLFSESCVSQFEMYRQSLVLTEEEKVEIERGTRGQATNFLWTHARCGCTLVDEKVVLKRNHKYYYQVQGQMWCDFVVWTMKGISIERIFLDKETWEAVSRKLRAFFLKGVVPEMFSRRVQRKVPLYG, via the exons ATGCCGGATCCAAGTAAACTCGACAACTGGGGAAACATCTTTGAATGTCCTGATGTCACAGAGCGACAATTATGTGAATATTTGGTTCTCAGCCGTCATCGAACTGAGGACAAAAGGCAAATGG GTGCAACCAGGCAGTTAAAAGCCTCAGCTTTGTTCAAGGAAGGCCATGTCTTCTCTCCCCATCATCACCCCATTGCGGAGGACTGCAGCCACTGCTTTGTCTCAGCTAGAGTGATGCCGTCTCTGCCCGGGAAGGACCAGAGGACTACACCTGACCACTTCACGTGGATCTCAATCAGCAAATCGGATGGTGTAATTCATTCTGCAGATTGCTCTTGTACTGCTGG tgAAGGTGGCTCATGCAACCATATTGCAGCTGTCCTGTACATGCTGGCAGACCTGACAGAGAGGCGTCAACAGGGGCTGCTGTCATGTACGTCCCAGACCTGCAGCTGGTTGCAGCCCAGACAGCGGAACCTCAGCCCCAAGGTCATGGAGAGACCCCTACGGCCAGCTAAGACCTGCAGCAACGCTTCTGGCAAAGTTGTGGTCAACTTTTCAAGACTGAGGAATAGACTTGTTAAGTCGGCACCTGCTTGTGGGTATCTTTCGGTCACTGCAGACCCTAGTGTGCAGCCCAAAGACAAAGAAGTCAGGTATGCACTTCCTGACCCTTCTTTTATCTACAGAGACAATGTAGATTTATTCTCTGAGTCGTGCGTGTCTCAATTTGAAATGTATAGACAGTCGCTTGTGctgacagaagaagaaaaagtcgaGATAGAAAGGGGGACAAGGGGGCAGGCCACAAATTTTCTGTGGACACATGCGAGATGCGGCTGCAC ACTTGTGGACGAGAAGGTTGTGCTCAAGCGCAACCACAAGTACTACTATCAGGTACAGGGCCAGATGTGGTGCGATTTTGTGGTCTGGACAATGAAGGGCATCAGTATCGAAAGGATTTTTTTGGACAAAGAGACGTGGGAGGCTGTCAGTCGCAAGTTGAGAGCTTTTTTCTTGAAGGGAGTTGTGCCAGAAATGTTTTCTAGGCGAGTGCAGAGGAAAGTACCCCTGTATGGCTGA
- the LOC138971118 gene encoding uncharacterized protein — protein sequence MSPTSPGPHFIAHTSPAVSSVLLHDYFGPLTTADLPARVAVSTSVCELDMEDCSTANISTQTSVARPSMKEAGVNTVYQRSSDKSVQTNIEHVNSSTQCCLPTLVFEDIMDNKDKVNFYTGIPNGETFQAIFDEVSNDRDHLKREVGERNHLRYIDEFFLVLMRLRCGLLLEDLADRFRISKTTCKQIFNKWIVFLHTNLVPLIVWPSRQQVNAAMPNDFRQLFPRTRIVIDCTELFTHRPASLVSQTLTYSHYKSTMTWKALIGITPHGVLSFVSDLWLGGVSDQQITLRSGLLDKLERGDAIMADKGFEISKFTTGPVCMN from the coding sequence ATGTCTCCAACCAGCCCTGGTCCCCATTTCATCGCCCATACTTCGCCTGCTGTGTCCTCTGTCCTACTTCACGACTACTTTGGCCCACTGACTACAGCTGATTTACCAGCCAGAGTAGCAGTCTCAACAAGTGTATGTGAGCTTGATATGGAAGACTGCTCTACTGCAAACATCTCAACCCAGACAAGTGTTGCAAGGCCCAGTATGAAGGAAGCAGGAGTCAACACAGTGTATCAAAGGTCTTCAGATAAGTCTGTGCAGACAAACATTGAGCATGTGAACAGTTCAACCCAGTGCTGTCTACCAACTTTAGTGTTTGAGGACATCATGGACAACAAGGATAAGGTGAACTTTTACACTGGCATCCCAAATGGAGAGACATTTCAAGCCATATTTGACGAAGTGTCAAATGACAGAGATCATTTGAAGAGGGAGGTGGGTGAGCGGAATCATCTCCGGTACATTGATGAATTTTTTCTTGTGTTGATGAGGCTTCGTTGCGGCCTCCTCCTGGAAGACTTGGCTGATCGCTTCAGAATTTCAAAAACGACATGCAAGCAAATCTTCAACAAATGGATTGTATTTTTGCACACCAACCTTGTTCCACTCATTGTGTGGCCAAGCAGACAACAAGTAAATGCAGCAATGCCAAACGATTTTCGTCAGCTATTTCCAAGGACAAGGATAGTCATTGATTGCACTGAACTTTTTACCCACAGGCCTGCATCACTTGTTtcacaaacactcacatacagCCATTACAAATCTACCATGACATGGAAAGCTTTGATTGGTATTACACCTCACGGAGTCCTTTCTTTCGTTTCTGACCTGTGGTTAGGAGGTGTCAGTGATCAGCAGATCACTTTGCGATCAGGACTCTTAGATAAGTTGGAAAGGGGAGATGCAATCATGGCAGACAAAGGGTTTGAAATTTCAAAATTCACaactgggcccgtatgcatgaactag